The DNA segment ACCCCGGCTATCGGGATCCATGTGATCCCAAAGCAGGCCAACAGATACGCTGTCTGGAAGAGGGTAAACAAGGCTATAGTCTTGAATGGCACGGTCTCTACGAACGTGGTATGGTACTCTTCTAGAACCCTGCGAAGATTGGTACATGGTAAGAATTTCAGTCTGCCACAGTAGCCAGCTACAAGCTGTTAAAGAGTATTCGACATAACGGAATGCTTTCCTGCATCCATCTGATCATATCTTACTTTGTGCATTTGTGGATACATACAGATATGCAGGAACAGAATCAGATGTGTAACCAATACTTCTGAAGTGAAGTAAAACTTACTTGTATCTTCTACTGGGAGCAGTGAAGAGCAGCAAGatcctctcccagaactgattACCAGGCAAGCTCTCAATGGCCATGAAGGCAAAATAGCCCCAGAGGACAGATGTAGGGATCTTCTTGAGGAGCGGCATAGCAGCGACACAACCCCCCACCATGGCAGCCTGTAGCAAGTTGCTCACACGCTGCTCCTTGACCTCGATGGGCAGCAGATCATCAATTTCTTTCTCTATGTCAAAGACCGTCTCATCAACTGGCGCGTCAATGTTACCCATGCTTGAAGCTAGCTGGACCGTTGAGTCCTTGAGCTCATTTAAACCCTgaattttattagaaaaaattaCAGGGAAGTGTCATTGACAAGAACTATATTATCTTAATAAAGCACCTGAGGTACTAGTTTTGTCAGGTTTCATGCATACTTTGAGGGACTGTTGCTGATAAATCAGTGGTGTCTGCATCTGCTGATAAGCATCCTGCATGCTGCCATACAGTTGGCTTAAGCTCGCATTCTGGCTCATGCTCTTTCGTGCCGTGGCTACTAGTCGGTTACGGAGAAGCTGCATAGAATTTTTTGCCATGTGAATGATAAATCAGATATTTAGATGGTACTGTGGGGCCTATTCAAACCTTTGATAGCTTACCTGATGCTTGAGAGTAGCCAAGCTCTTTGTATGCATCGGCGACTGTGGAATGACACCATTTGATGGAGGGATACCAATAAGGCCGCACAATAAGGTCTGTGGAGATGACACTGCTGTAAGTAAAATATATAGCAAAAACCAAAAGTTAGTACTTAAAAATTATGCTCATCTGGGCATACCAGGAAGCCTAAGAGAAGCAAATCGTAGTGGAAAGATGGAGGCTTCCTCAAATTGAACTCTTTCTGCTGAGCAAGTTGAGATGCAACACTATGATCAAAGTAGTAGAGAACAGCAATCATCGTAGCCGGCATGAAGGCACCAATTATGTAGAGGGGCGGAACATTTGTCATGTCCTGCTCGTTTCATTGATATTGGAGAAACAGTTGATAAGCAATGATGTTTAACCTGAAACAAACTGAATGTTTCAGAATATCTGGTGAATGTTTGAGTACCTTGATGACTGTCCAATTGTCATATGCACCAGGGGACCATGGATTAGGGCTGAAAAGGCGTCTTGGAATTTCGTTTGGTACACTTCCATATGGAATGTACGAAACACCTGTCCATACTAGCACCATCAGTGGAACACCATAGTCGGCGATGAAGCCGCGGAGCCATCCTGGTTATAAGCAGTATATCAAGAACTAGTCCAAATAAAGTGCTCAATAGTTATAAGCAACAAAAAGTTTGGAGATTGGAGAAGTATAAACTTCTCATAGCATCTACAGGACCAGTTACAGTTCCTGATGCATACCTGCTCCATAGCGCCATGATCGCGCCTTCCTGCTCCTCAGGGCGGTAAGTAAAAGGCCAAACGACAAGACGATTGCAAACATTCCGTTGGCAAACTTCCATGATGGTATAAATTCTAGTGCCTTTCGGTTTTCTCTCTCAGGAATGCGGAACTCGTCAACAAGCCCCTGCATCCAACACACAGATTTGTGGTGAGTTACAGTGAACTCAGCTTGAAAATTACTTCAGTATTCATGAATTTTCAGTACTGTTGTTTTGCATATAAGCATTCTTGCTTTTATGCACTTCAATTGTTTTAAACTCAGAACGAAGGAAGATTCAGTTGCAGTAATGACCAATCAGCACAAGAAATGCAACTGAAAGCAGGAGACATCTCCATTGGTTTCCATGTGCTTTTCAGTTTCTGCACATGCCATTGACTAATCTACTAGATTCTCCCACTAGTTGGTTGATTCAGATTGACTAGAGAAGTATATAACTTAAAGGGGCAACTGGTGTTTCGCACAAAGTTCATAGAGCATCCACAAAGAAATCAAACTTCATTATCAACAGAATGCCTTAACAATTGTCTGCATCAGCACAGGGTTTCAAGCCTGGAAAGCAGCAATGGCACCAAAAGGGCTGGCTGAGTTGTCACCAACCTTGATAGCCTGCTGCATGAAGAGCATAGCAATCAGAAGCCCAAACAGCTCGCCAGCGACACGGGTGAACCGGTTGATGAATGAGCACGCACCAAATATCGCCAGAAAGAACAGCAGGATCGCAGTCCATACACAGACCCTGCACACATGACATCAAAATCAGCTGAAGCGATGACACAATTGGACCAATCTGAAAAAGTTATGTCACCGCGACAAGCATGACCTACCAACCGGTCCAAGCAAGGAACAGATTTCGGCCAAGGTCGGGCCTGTCCTTGGCAAACTTGAACATGAATGTGTACATGAGCACCGTCGGCTCGGCGACGCCGAGGATCAGCAGAGGCTGTCCTCCCACAATGGAGTGGATTATGCCACACAGGGCAGTGGATGCCAACGTCTGCACTGCTGTGAGAACTCCATCTGCACATAACAAGTTTAACCCCTAAATAAGCTTCTCTCCTTACCCACTCACCAACTGTACTGAAACAAACACAAAGAACAAATTGACTCCCCCATTACCAGTGTTTCTCTCCAATTGCTCCCCGAACGATATCACCGGTATCGCGGATGCGAAGAATATGTAAGTGGTCGGCGCAAGGATCCTGAAACGTAGCAAAAATCACTTCTTTTCATGATCTTGCACCGGGCAAGAACACAGTTTCAAGATCTTGGGACCATAAGTGAGGCCGAATTCGTACTCCTAAACAACACAATGCCAAGACTGCAAATAAAGATAGGATTAGTTCATACCTGATACCAGCACGGAACCCTCCAGTCCAATCCTGCTTGTAGCACGCGAGCCTCCCATAGAGGTCGTTCTTGATGCCCCGCAAGGGCACGAAGCTCTCCTCCATTGCTCGGACCAAAAAGGGCTTCGCTTTTCTCAGACAAGAAGATCTGAGGGTATATTCTGAATGGCCACCTGGTGTCAAGTGAGACCCTGCTTACATCTTGCCGCAGATGGAACAGGAGCAAATGCTACAAAATTGCAATCTCGCGATGCATTTAGCGCGGATCCATGGAGGAAGGTGAAGGGCCAAGGCTATGAAGAGAAGACGGGCATAGAGAGCATAAGGAGGGAGACTGAGCGAGAGGGCAAGCTCGAGAGAGTTTCAGAGGCAGGAGAGGGAAGAGCTTCAGAGCAACTGAATGGGATAGTGGGCAGTTATATAGGCAGTGGCAGCGACATTAGAGCTTTGGAGAGAGGGCGTCACTTTGCCTCACTTTAGgccatagtttttttttaccgaTAAATAAAATGTAATAGAGGTCAATCAGTAAATATGATTTATTAGATGtattaaataaaatttaaataaatttaaacaaaatatttgtaaatatgataatttttttctaccGAGATCCATCGGTAAACCCAATAAACCGGATATATCAAGCCGATTTATTTCCATGCTTTCAAGTCCTAAAAGAATTCTTGATACAAAGAAAAGCTTAAAGTAGTATTCAATCATTTTTGGTTAAAAAATGCATTGCGCAAGAACTGATCAGGGAAGGCGTGCTGAGCACAAGTAAAGCAAAAGCACAAGAGAGTTGCTGGGTTTCAGTGGGGTGACACAGCAAGCAGGATGGCTGGTGTGACTTGAAGCCAATCCAGAAGGAAGCTGTGGGCCTGTAACTGCTGCAGCAAGTGTAACAGTCTACTAGtgctatttttatttatttaccgGTGTATTGTCCGGTGAAAAATGATCAGGAAAAAAACAAgaggaaaatagaaaaaaaatggttTGTTTGGTTGTGTTGCCTTGGGATTTGGGAGGGCAGTGCCAGTCCAGCTCGAGCTGTCTGTTGTCTTGGGGAAGGACCCAACCAGCTTCCTCTGACCATTTTACTAATCTCTTCATGTGCTTTCTCCTATGCGTTTTGGGTTTCCTCTGAAAAATTTATAATTGTTGCTTCTATGTCCATTACAGATGTTCAGGGATGTTTTTCTTTACCGAAATTAAGGTGGAAAGGCAGCAACTTTTGGAAGAAATGTTCATGTGCGGTTGGCAACTTTAATCAACGATTTTTTGTGTGAAGGTAAGCTCCAGAGTATCGTAATTGCATGAGATAAGCATGAACAACCATTGCAAATCGTGTGAGGTGGTGTGTGCCCATCAGGGTTCACAAATTCAAAAGATATTTGCGAATATCGACCGATTCGAGCTCAGTCGCATTACGAAAACCGACACTTAtcggtcaaatttgaatttaaattaaaaaattatgaattttgtcCAAATTCTCACCAAATTCTTTGAATTTCAATAGATATTTACGATATTCGAAGACTGCGCTGGGAACGCATTACAATGATCAAACGCATTTGTGAACTCCGGTGTGCATGCACGACTTTCATGTAATGGAATTCCGCAAACTGTGGCGCCTTTCACGAACTGTCAGTCAATGTGAACTACAGCTTTTGATAGCATGCCATTTCATCTCGTGTACTAGTATCCCAAAGAAGTAACCCTTCCTCGATTTTTGGTTGGTGCAGTGAGCTTAGTTGCATATTTGATTATTGGAATTTCTAGGGTTGGCCAAGTGGCACATTTCACCTTAAAAAAGGTCATTTAAATTTATCATTAAAAATTTCCCAAATCTTAGATATGCCATCGCAAAACGTCTAATCCGGTGTATGCCACTGCTACTGCAAGGTTTAACCTTATTTGCCATCGCGATCAACACCGTTAATTTTTCCTgttaattttctattaaaatgtCCATTATGCCCCTGTCTTCAACCTCAGTCCCTCGCCCTTTCTACAGATGGACATGCATCCCAAACAAATGAAGCACGGCGGGCACAAGCACGAGTCAACGAGGAGGGCCGCTTTTCTTGGCCACTACGACGCGCTGCGTACGGCGGGCACAGGCACGGGTCAACGAGGAGGGCTGCTTTCCTCGGCCACTGCGACGCCGCGCTTGGACATAAGAGTGGCGACATGCGGGAGGAGAAGCGCGCCGAGTCGGGCGGCGCGACCCGCTCATCCTTGCCGCCCTGCGCCGGATCCGTATCGGCACCTACCCCTCTCCGGCTCTTCCATACCCGCGCCAAGTACGACCTCGCGCGTCGACGGCGGTGAGGACACTGTCgtgatgccgccgccgccgccgccgctcgcgtCGTGCAGCTTGATCGATCTCCGTGAAGGCACCACAGCCGCGGCCAACGCCCCGCGTCTCGCTGTCCTGCCGAGCCTTCGGAGTTGGGTTGGATTGCTACGTGATTTTCGAACTTTGTATTACAACAGCGCACGATTATGGAGGAAGACgaattcgcaaaaaaaaatggAGGAATAAGTAGAGGGGTAAAGAGGACTTTGCACGCCTCCATCTCCATCACGGCTTGACTAGTCAACCGTGGCAAATAAGGGTAGGATTTGCACAAACAACGCATACACGAGATTAGTCGTTTTGCGATGACAGATCCGAGATTAGAGCTATTTGCAATGGCATAGAAAAAAttgtaagtaaaaaaaaaaaacaagtggcGAATGTTCTCACCAACATTCTTTAGCACAGTTAATGTAAACTGCAATTACAGTATTAAGTTTTTGCTGTACCTCTCTGCAAGTGCCAGGCCAGCAGCAGTTCTTAACTGCATGCAACAGCcaaaaagaaaattgttttTACCTGACACTATGACCACATGGCCTCAGTATCCAGGCACAAACAAAATAAAGTGGGAGCTAGTATACAACTCCTTCaggtcaaaaaaatatttaactttttggATATGAtacattttttaatatatatctttgatcactattttttaatataatatatttatagaatCTAATATATTTACGAGTTACGAAAGTAGTTTTGAACCAAATCTACGGATATGGTTTTCATATtttcaaatcaaatattttAAAGTTTATTAATAGACaaagtttgaaaattttggtcAGATCTTATACCTTCCATCTGCTACATGATAAGTCACAAGCTACAACTTGCCATCAGCATATGCACATGCATTACTTTTTTTCTTCTGGTCCAGTACTAACAGCTCATAGAATAATGTGCATAAGGTGGAGGAGTTCCTTGAGACCAGCATCCTGTTCATGTGCGTGTGGAATCTTCCAAATAAGAAATCGCGTTTTCCAGGAACCCAAAAAACTGAAGCTTGCTCCAGCCTGAACTCAGGCTGCTGTGGTTCACAAGAGTTGACCTTACCTTTGTCCCAGCACGCATGATTGTCTTGACAGAAATTTTTAACAAAGGTACTCCAAGATCTTACTGTTGTTTTTTCTGCTGTTATCTGAGACAGGGCGGACTCAGACTGGCTGTCAGATCAGATCTGCCTTGAATCCGCCCCTGAGATTCT comes from the Phragmites australis chromosome 22, lpPhrAust1.1, whole genome shotgun sequence genome and includes:
- the LOC133905316 gene encoding probable boron transporter 2; this encodes MEESFVPLRGIKNDLYGRLACYKQDWTGGFRAGIRILAPTTYIFFASAIPVISFGEQLERNTDGVLTAVQTLASTALCGIIHSIVGGQPLLILGVAEPTVLMYTFMFKFAKDRPDLGRNLFLAWTGWVCVWTAILLFFLAIFGACSFINRFTRVAGELFGLLIAMLFMQQAIKGLVDEFRIPERENRKALEFIPSWKFANGMFAIVLSFGLLLTALRSRKARSWRYGAGWLRGFIADYGVPLMVLVWTGVSYIPYGSVPNEIPRRLFSPNPWSPGAYDNWTVIKDMTNVPPLYIIGAFMPATMIAVLYYFDHSVASQLAQQKEFNLRKPPSFHYDLLLLGFLTLLCGLIGIPPSNGVIPQSPMHTKSLATLKHQLLRNRLVATARKSMSQNASLSQLYGSMQDAYQQMQTPLIYQQQSLKGLNELKDSTVQLASSMGNIDAPVDETVFDIEKEIDDLLPIEVKEQRVSNLLQAAMVGGCVAAMPLLKKIPTSVLWGYFAFMAIESLPGNQFWERILLLFTAPSRRYKVLEEYHTTFVETVPFKTIALFTLFQTAYLLACFGITWIPIAGVLFPLMIMLLVPVRQYILPKLFKGAHLTDMDAAEYEESPAIPFSLAAQDIDVALGRAQSAEILDELVTRSRGEIKRLNSPKITSSGGTPVAELKGIRSPSLSEKAYSPRLTELRHERSPLGRRREQP